One genomic region from Streptomyces sp. NBC_01304 encodes:
- a CDS encoding glycosyltransferase family 4 protein yields MSAARRVAVVLPYLTAYRLPFLDRLRAELAAHSVELTVAHGNPTGLSAARQSALSMPGAVPLGQRAFRVAGRELIWHGGLGELARRSDALVLPQSLHHLRLYPLLATRPERIGLWGHGRTHVSTHGRPEQWAKAALTRRAGWFFAYTDAGRAYAEAAGLPRQRITVVRNSLDTAALTAARDAVTEDEAARLRRRYGLTQGRTGLYVGGLDELKRIPFLLDAAARIAARVPGFKLLVAGDGEQRGLVEASPFAAYAGHVGVAEKARLGAVSDVMLVPGAVGLCAVDSFALRTPLVTTEWPYHGPEFGYLTHGRNALVARDETYADQVAELLTRPRLLSGLRRACRCDAGHYTVEGMATRFAEGIEGLLTHGT; encoded by the coding sequence ATGAGCGCGGCCCGTCGCGTCGCGGTCGTCCTGCCCTACCTCACCGCGTACCGGCTGCCCTTCCTCGACCGGCTCCGCGCCGAACTCGCCGCACACTCAGTCGAGTTGACCGTCGCGCACGGCAACCCCACCGGGCTCTCCGCCGCCCGCCAGTCCGCGCTGTCGATGCCGGGCGCCGTCCCGCTCGGCCAGCGTGCCTTCCGGGTCGCGGGGCGTGAGCTGATCTGGCACGGCGGCCTCGGCGAGCTCGCCCGCCGCAGCGACGCCCTGGTGCTGCCGCAGTCCCTGCACCATCTGCGCCTGTACCCCCTGCTCGCCACGCGGCCGGAGCGGATCGGCCTGTGGGGCCACGGCAGGACCCATGTCTCCACCCACGGCCGGCCCGAGCAGTGGGCCAAGGCCGCGCTCACCCGCCGGGCCGGCTGGTTCTTCGCCTACACCGACGCGGGCCGCGCCTACGCGGAGGCGGCCGGACTGCCCCGGCAGCGCATCACCGTCGTGCGGAACTCGCTCGACACCGCCGCCCTGACCGCCGCCCGCGACGCCGTCACCGAGGACGAGGCGGCGCGGCTGCGGCGCCGGTACGGGCTCACCCAGGGGCGTACCGGGCTGTACGTCGGCGGGCTCGACGAGCTCAAGCGCATCCCGTTCCTGCTCGACGCGGCGGCCCGCATCGCCGCGCGCGTACCGGGCTTCAAACTGCTCGTCGCGGGTGATGGCGAGCAGCGCGGCCTTGTGGAGGCCTCGCCGTTCGCCGCGTACGCGGGCCACGTGGGCGTCGCGGAGAAGGCGCGGCTCGGCGCGGTGTCCGACGTGATGCTGGTCCCCGGCGCCGTGGGCCTGTGCGCGGTCGACTCCTTCGCCCTGCGCACCCCGCTCGTCACCACCGAATGGCCTTACCACGGGCCCGAGTTCGGCTACCTCACGCACGGCCGCAACGCCCTGGTCGCGCGGGACGAGACGTACGCCGACCAGGTCGCCGAACTCCTCACCCGGCCCCGTCTCCTTTCCGGTCTGCGCCGCGCCTGCCGGTGCGACGCGGGCCATTACACCGTCGAAGGCATGGCCACCAGATTCGCCGAAGGCATCGAAGGGCTGCTCACCCATGGCACTTGA
- a CDS encoding glycosyltransferase family 4 protein, with amino-acid sequence MRIAVVHSRYGSGAPSGENLVVAAQAEALRRAGHEVHEVTAATDELAGQPLYALRSAATVATGRGRSPGPRLRELAPDVVHVHNLFPNFGRSWVRSWAGPLVTTLHNYRPLCANALLYRDGAVCTRCPDGDRWAGLRHGCYRDSRAATLPLALAGRAGPPGDPLLARADKAIVLSELSRTTYERAGIPAARLQLIPNFVRAAASSPAPPGRRWVYVGRLSAEKGVLELLRRWPSDQPLDVIGGGPLAEACRAEAPGSVRFLGVLSPEDVAQLLPRYAGLVFPGRCYEGMPTVYGEALAAGVPVLAFEGSSVPLAVRAEGTGLVVREGEPLGPVLAEATARFPGLRGRCREVYARAYAESVWLARIERLYTDLCARPLTDQSTRPVPATRRAARREARA; translated from the coding sequence ATGAGGATCGCGGTGGTGCACAGCCGCTACGGCTCGGGCGCGCCCAGCGGGGAGAACCTGGTGGTCGCCGCCCAGGCCGAGGCGCTGCGCCGAGCGGGCCACGAGGTGCATGAGGTCACCGCCGCCACCGACGAACTCGCCGGGCAGCCCCTATACGCCCTGCGCAGTGCGGCCACGGTCGCCACCGGGCGCGGCCGTTCGCCGGGGCCCCGGCTGCGGGAGCTCGCGCCGGACGTCGTGCACGTGCACAACCTCTTCCCCAACTTCGGCCGCTCCTGGGTGCGTTCCTGGGCCGGACCGCTGGTCACGACCCTGCACAACTACCGCCCCCTGTGCGCGAACGCGCTCCTCTACCGCGACGGCGCCGTCTGCACCCGCTGCCCCGACGGCGACCGCTGGGCCGGTCTGCGCCACGGCTGCTACCGGGACTCGCGCGCCGCCACCCTGCCGCTCGCCCTGGCCGGCCGGGCGGGCCCGCCCGGCGACCCGCTGCTCGCCCGCGCCGACAAGGCAATCGTCCTGTCGGAGCTCAGCCGCACCACGTACGAACGGGCCGGCATCCCGGCCGCGCGCCTTCAGCTCATCCCCAACTTCGTACGCGCTGCCGCAAGTTCACCGGCGCCTCCCGGCCGGCGGTGGGTGTACGTCGGCAGGCTCAGCGCGGAGAAGGGCGTCCTGGAACTCCTGCGCCGCTGGCCGTCCGACCAGCCGCTCGACGTCATCGGCGGCGGCCCGCTGGCGGAGGCCTGCCGGGCCGAGGCTCCCGGGTCCGTACGTTTCCTCGGCGTGCTGTCGCCCGAGGACGTGGCCCAACTCCTGCCGCGTTACGCCGGGTTGGTCTTCCCGGGCCGCTGCTACGAGGGCATGCCCACGGTGTACGGCGAGGCGCTCGCGGCCGGGGTGCCGGTGCTGGCGTTCGAGGGCTCCTCGGTGCCGCTCGCGGTGCGGGCCGAGGGGACGGGCCTGGTCGTGCGCGAGGGCGAACCCCTCGGTCCGGTCCTTGCCGAGGCCACCGCCCGCTTCCCCGGCCTGCGGGGCCGCTGCCGCGAGGTGTACGCGCGGGCCTACGCCGAGAGCGTCTGGCTCGCCAGGATCGAACGGCTCTACACGGACCTGTGCGCCCGCCCGCTGACGGACCAGTCCACCCGCCCCGTGCCCGCGACACGACGGGCCGCCCGGCGGGAGGCGCGGGCATGA
- a CDS encoding FkbM family methyltransferase yields the protein MTHPTLLHRARVLAQRFGIDITRHPSDRTGDHLVRLLDRFEIDTVLDAGAHTGGYGTLLRGSGFTGRIVSFEPLTAARAQLHRAAEEDPYWTVLPYALGDTSGTIELNVAGNAGASSSALPMLPRHRAAAPGSAYTGRQKAEVRRLDELWEEITAPGERVFLKLDVQGYEGHVLRGAGDYLDEVVGLQTETSFVPLYEGGPLFDEALGHAQRELGMSVMSMVPGFTDPDSGQMLQCDLVLFKQSDAREAALV from the coding sequence ATGACGCACCCGACCCTCCTGCACCGGGCCCGGGTCCTGGCCCAGCGCTTCGGCATCGACATCACGCGCCACCCCTCGGACCGCACCGGTGACCACCTCGTGCGGCTCCTCGACCGCTTCGAGATCGACACGGTTCTCGACGCGGGCGCGCACACCGGCGGCTACGGCACGCTCCTTCGCGGCAGCGGATTCACCGGCCGCATCGTCTCGTTCGAGCCGCTCACGGCGGCGCGCGCCCAGCTCCACCGCGCCGCCGAAGAGGACCCGTACTGGACCGTCCTGCCCTACGCCCTCGGTGACACCAGCGGCACCATCGAGCTGAACGTCGCGGGCAACGCGGGCGCCAGCAGCTCGGCGCTGCCCATGCTGCCCCGGCACCGGGCCGCGGCACCCGGGTCCGCGTACACCGGTCGCCAGAAGGCCGAGGTGCGGCGCCTCGACGAGCTGTGGGAGGAGATCACCGCCCCCGGCGAGCGGGTCTTCCTCAAGCTCGACGTACAGGGCTACGAGGGCCATGTGCTGCGCGGCGCGGGCGACTACCTGGACGAGGTAGTGGGCCTGCAGACCGAGACGTCCTTCGTGCCGCTCTACGAGGGCGGTCCGCTCTTCGACGAGGCGCTGGGCCACGCCCAGCGGGAGCTCGGGATGAGCGTGATGTCGATGGTGCCCGGCTTCACCGACCCGGACTCGGGCCAGATGCTCCAGTGCGACCTGGTGCTCTTCAAGCAGTCCGACGCGAGGGAAGCGGCCCTCGTATGA
- a CDS encoding WecB/TagA/CpsF family glycosyltransferase, with protein MTTTTPDRRPQLPPTGAGVAAATVLCTGVPIAAVSPEEAAAAVIRLAAGGQPADVHLCNAYTLALADKDRVLKARLSRATLNLPDGQGVVWANRLVHRDRTLPRDRVYGPDLLLDVFRTGQAVGLRHYLLGSTRDVLDGLTAELKARYPRAQIVGTEAPPFRELTAEERQSQARRIAASGAQIVWVGLGTPKQDHEAALLAREHPAVYVAVGAAFDFISGNKPQAPLWMQHNGLEWLFRMCSEPRRIGRRVLWGHPRFVRAVLSSQATPTKGSAA; from the coding sequence ATGACCACGACCACACCCGACCGACGCCCCCAACTCCCGCCGACAGGCGCAGGCGTGGCAGCCGCCACAGTCCTCTGCACAGGCGTGCCGATCGCCGCGGTGAGCCCCGAGGAAGCCGCCGCCGCAGTCATCCGCCTCGCCGCCGGCGGGCAACCCGCGGACGTCCACCTCTGCAACGCCTACACCTTGGCCCTGGCCGACAAGGACCGCGTCCTGAAAGCCAGACTCAGCCGCGCCACCCTCAACCTCCCGGACGGGCAAGGCGTGGTGTGGGCCAACCGCCTGGTCCACCGCGACCGCACCCTCCCCCGCGACCGCGTCTACGGCCCCGACCTGCTCCTCGACGTGTTCCGCACCGGCCAGGCGGTGGGCCTGCGCCACTACCTCCTCGGCTCCACGCGGGACGTACTGGACGGCCTCACCGCGGAACTCAAGGCCCGCTACCCCCGGGCGCAGATCGTCGGCACCGAAGCCCCGCCCTTCCGTGAACTCACCGCAGAGGAACGGCAGTCCCAGGCCCGGCGCATCGCGGCCAGCGGCGCCCAGATCGTCTGGGTCGGCCTCGGCACCCCCAAGCAGGACCACGAGGCGGCCCTCCTCGCCCGCGAGCACCCCGCCGTGTACGTGGCGGTAGGCGCGGCCTTCGACTTCATCTCCGGCAACAAGCCGCAGGCCCCGCTCTGGATGCAGCACAACGGTCTGGAATGGCTCTTCCGCATGTGCAGCGAGCCCCGCCGGATCGGGCGCCGGGTGCTGTGGGGCCATCCCCGCTTCGTACGCGCCGTACTGAGCAGCCAGGCCACCCCCACGAAAGGCAGCGCCGCATGA
- a CDS encoding MraY family glycosyltransferase, protein MLYGTIAALSALLLTAVLTRFVRAFALRTGMVDRPGGRKAHARPTPHLGGVAVAAGTLTVACTGYAPLGPGIATLLGAAGAVALLGLVDDLRPLAAGPRLLVETVAAGVVVYGTDISPAAGVLAVAWIVFITNAFNLLDNSDGAMGTVAVVTALGLALCAAAEGLPGLALLLTVLAASLAGFLTLNWHPARIFLGDCGSLFTGFLLASSAVLVHTGHDALPSAVGLFALTVAATADTLLVLLSRRRAGRPVLLGGTDHIAHRLRRLGFTVPGAAVVLGALALVGALTGVLVHRGAVGPHGGTPLAGAVVVVVWALLKVPVYKRSGATAVVKRPLTASPTLTAGRARTSSALPAGSRAAGRHGWAQAKVPSALNGNPRPTPLQGAAKAAARVAGPRKTRVAMPKLALPGVRRRTQPTSPAQARG, encoded by the coding sequence ATGCTGTACGGAACCATCGCGGCCCTCTCCGCCCTCCTCCTCACCGCCGTACTCACCCGCTTCGTGCGGGCGTTCGCCCTGCGGACCGGCATGGTCGACCGGCCCGGCGGCCGCAAGGCGCACGCCCGGCCGACCCCGCACCTCGGCGGGGTCGCGGTCGCCGCGGGCACGCTGACCGTGGCCTGCACCGGGTACGCGCCGCTCGGCCCCGGCATCGCGACGCTGCTCGGCGCCGCGGGCGCGGTGGCGCTGCTCGGCCTGGTCGACGACCTGCGGCCGCTGGCGGCGGGGCCGCGGCTCCTGGTGGAGACGGTCGCGGCCGGCGTGGTGGTGTACGGCACGGACATCTCCCCTGCCGCCGGTGTCCTCGCGGTGGCGTGGATCGTCTTCATCACCAACGCCTTCAACCTGCTGGACAATTCGGATGGCGCGATGGGCACGGTCGCCGTCGTCACGGCCCTCGGCCTCGCCCTGTGCGCGGCCGCGGAGGGCCTGCCCGGTCTGGCCCTGCTCCTGACGGTCCTGGCCGCGTCCCTCGCCGGGTTCCTCACCCTCAACTGGCATCCGGCCCGCATCTTCCTCGGCGACTGCGGCTCCCTCTTCACGGGCTTCCTGCTCGCGTCGTCGGCCGTCCTGGTCCACACCGGCCATGACGCACTGCCCAGCGCGGTGGGCCTGTTCGCCCTCACGGTCGCCGCGACGGCCGACACCCTCCTGGTCCTCCTCTCCCGCCGCCGCGCGGGCCGCCCCGTCCTGCTCGGCGGCACCGACCACATCGCCCACCGCCTCCGCCGCCTGGGCTTCACGGTCCCGGGCGCGGCGGTGGTCCTTGGGGCGCTGGCACTGGTGGGGGCGCTGACCGGGGTGCTGGTGCACCGGGGGGCCGTCGGACCGCACGGTGGAACTCCCTTGGCGGGGGCGGTGGTTGTGGTGGTTTGGGCTCTGCTCAAGGTGCCGGTGTACAAGCGCTCCGGCGCTACTGCGGTGGTCAAGCGCCCGCTGACCGCCTCTCCCACCCTCACGGCCGGCCGTGCACGTACCTCTTCCGCTCTCCCTGCGGGCAGTCGTGCCGCAGGGCGGCACGGGTGGGCGCAGGCGAAGGTGCCGAGTGCGCTGAACGGCAACCCCCGCCCCACCCCGTTGCAGGGCGCCGCAAAGGCGGCAGCAAGGGTGGCGGGCCCCCGCAAGACCCGGGTAGCCATGCCCAAACTCGCCCTGCCCGGCGTACGCCGACGTACCCAGCCCACTTCACCCGCCCAGGCAAGGGGCTGA